A single window of Hevea brasiliensis isolate MT/VB/25A 57/8 unplaced genomic scaffold, ASM3005281v1 Scaf570, whole genome shotgun sequence DNA harbors:
- the LOC110645960 gene encoding uncharacterized protein LOC110645960, whose amino-acid sequence MGLERGNRSRKRSKSNANVNVNDGNGASNVDVVEKNPKRSVLFGSNEYLEKTAPAKDSKKSELNSNASPPPAAAAVNESSSSTSPPDDVLPLAGKNCKEPRRSSSSLPALKDEKKGNSQHHESSKSRGSENSSIGQSITFPVPDFIPESYHLHVASMMQSPPMQVMERSRGGGGGEEYDPCRIPSAIFETNKTKPVEWSNASNESLFSLQLGTSFSRDRLLSMEFSKPGEVEFQFSPSPSVPVADAENRISVVKWPSIPMEETREETNETKKSESCVADGTTSKDATMPDVVEDTSERNKKTLTVEWKSKKSDESEESNHPLAFPVLEAGVKTNPKGFAKSQPLQPPHLPESTPTSKAIMKSTSGSCFHCFSCCSWSCSSCHSCNCSSYHSCSCSSCCSNCHPCSCSSCHTCSCSSCHPCSCSSCHPCGCSCNPCFSTSCCPCLCSSCCPCRSCSFHPFSCTSCDPRNCTSCHPRRSCSSCFRRCSSCFCCCCGSCNRCCRCC is encoded by the exons ATGGGCTTGGAACGTGGGAACAGAAGCCGTAAGCGATCAAAATCAAATGCAAATGTCAATGTTAATGATGGGAACGGAGCAAGTAATGTAGATGTTGTTGAGAAAAATCCAAAACGTAGTGTTCTGTTTGGAAGCAATGAATATTTGGAGAAGACAGCACCTGCAaaagatagtaagaagtcagagTTGAATTCAAATGCTTCTCCTCctcctgctgctgctgctgttaATGAATCTTCTTCATCAACTTCACCGCCTGATGATGTCTTGCCTTTAGCTGGGAAAAATTGTAAGGAACCCAGAAGGAGCAGTAGTTCTTTACCAGCATTAAAAGATGAAAAAAAGGGGAATTCGCAGCATCACGAGTCTTCCAAATCAAGAGGGTCTGAAAATAGCTCTATTGGTCAATCAATAACATTTCCTGTTCCTGATTTCATCCCTGAATCCTATCATTTGCACGTAGCTTCGATGATGCAATCTCCTCCAATGCAAGTGATGGAACGAtcaagaggaggaggaggaggagaagaatATGATCCTTGCAGGATTCCATCCGCTATATTTGAAACAAACAAGACAAAACCAGTTGAATGGAGCAATGCTTCTAACGAGTCTTTGTTTAGCCTTCAATTAGGAACTAGTTTCTCCAGAGATCGTCTTTTATCGATGGAGTTTAGCAAGCCTGGAGAAGTAGAATTCCAATTTAGCCCATCCCCTTCAGTTCCAGTGGCAGATGCAGAAAATAGGATTTCAGTGGTAAAATGGCCTTCAATCCCCATGGAGGAAACAAGAGAAGAAACTAATGAAACAAAGAAGAGTGAAAGTTGTGTAGCAGATGGGACAACCTCCAAGGACGCAACCATGCCAGATGTTGTTGAAGATACAAGCGAGAGAAACAAAAAAACTTTAACTGTTGAATGGAAATCCAAAAAATCAGATGAAAGTGAAGAAAGCAATCACCCTTTGGCGTTTCCAGT TTTGGAAGCTGGGGTAAAAACTAATCCAAAGGGATTTGCTAAGAGTCAGCCTCTGCAGCCACCACATCTACCTGAATCAACACCAACTTCCAAAGCAATTATGAAATCAACTTCTGGTAGCTGTTTTCATTGCTTTTCATGTTGTTCATGGAGTTGTTCTTCATGTCACTCTTGTAATTGTTCTTCATATCACTCTTGTAGCTGCTCT TCATGTTGTTCTAATTGTCACCCCTGTAGTTGTTCTTCCTGTCACACATGTAGTTGTTCTTCCTGTCACCCTTGTAGTTGTTCTTCCTGTCACCCGTGCGGTTGTTCTTGTAACCCATGTTTTTCTACTTCATGTTGCCCATGTCTTTGTTCTTCGTGTTGTCCGTGTCGTTCTtgttcttttcatcctttcagtTGTACTTCATGCGACCCTCGTAACTGCACTTCATGTCATCCAAGGAGGAGTTGTTCTTCCTGTTTTCGTCGTTGCTCTTCTTGTTTTTGTTGTTGTTGTGGTTCTTGTAATCGTTGTTGTCGCTGTTGTTAA
- the LOC131177556 gene encoding pre-mRNA-splicing factor ATP-dependent RNA helicase DEAH10-like — MGLRISSCGDDLVQFRRCLAASFFLNAALKQPEGTYRALASGQVVQIHPSSVIFQSKAECIIFNELVKTTNKYIHNITRIDYLWLTELAPHYLPCGVKNFCWK; from the exons ATGGGTCTTCGTATTTCGTCCTGCGGAGATGACCTGGTTCAATTCCGCAGATGCCTTGCTGCTTCATTTTTCCTTAATGCAGCTTTGAAGCAGCCTGAGGGAACATACAG GGCTTTGGCAAGTGGACAGGTAGTGCAGATTCACCCTTCTTCTGTAATATTCCAGTCAAAGGCAGAATGCATAATTTTCAATGAACTAGTCAAAACCACTAACAAGTATATCCATAACATAACTAGAATCGATTATTTATGGTTGACTGAGCTTGCTCCACACTATTTGCCATGCGGAGTTAAAAATTTCTG CTGGAAATAG
- the LOC131169150 gene encoding pre-mRNA-splicing factor ATP-dependent RNA helicase DEAH10-like: protein MPSMVQNGPRNNPQTQKPHSNFPNKSHNPDSLARRERIERQRESLPIASVKERLVEGVNTHDIWIIVGESGNGKTTQLPQFLFSAGFCQDGKVIGITQPRRVAGVTVAKQVAEECGVELGRKVGYSIRFDDKTSSSTRIKYMTDGLLLREALLDPYLSRYSVIIVDEAHERSVHTDVLLGLLKSVQNVRSNFMKDLDNMDDKKSNNRAMKGTGTGTQCTSFLKQCHGRKFPPLKLIIMSASLDARVFSEYFGGARAIHIEGRQHQVDVLYTLHSEPGYLDATLVTIFQIHLEEAPGDILVFLTGQEEIESVERLVQEQLHKLPEANRKLLIVPMFSSLPSEQQMRVFMPASAGHRKVILATNIAETSVTIPGIKYVIDPGFVKARSYDPVKGMESLIIVPTSKAQALQRSGRAGREGPGKCFRLYPEREFEKLEDSTRPEIKRCNLSNVILQLKALGVDDIIRFDFMEKPSRAAIIKSLEHLFLLGALTDDCKLSEPIGHQMARLPLDPIYSKALILASQFNCLEEMLITVAMLSGESIFYAPREKKNEAIAAMKCFASPDGDHLTFVNVYREVYRLFDKRHM from the exons ATGCCTTCAATGGTGCAAAATGGACCCAGAAACAATCCTCAAACCCAAAAGCCCCACTCTAACTTCCCCAATAAATCTCACAATCCCGATTCTCTGGCCAG GAGAGAGAGGATTGAGAGGCAGAGAGAGTCTCTACCAATAGCATCAG ttaaggaACGACTAGTTGAGGGGGTTAATACCCATGATATTTGGATCATTGTTGGTGAAAGTGGAAATGGAAAAACAACTC AATTACCTCAGTTTTTATTCAGTGCTGGGTTCTGTCAAGATGGAAAAGTTATTGGGATAACTCAACCTAGGCGTGTTGCAGGGGTCACCGTGGCAAAACAAGTGGCGGAGGAATGTGGGGTTGAATTGGGGCGAAAGGTTGGATATTCCATCAGGTTTGATGACAAAACTTCCAGCTCTACAAGGATTAAGTACATGACTGATGGATTGCTACTCAG GGAAGCATTGTTGGATCCTTACCTCTCTAGATATTCAGTCATCATTGTGGATGAAGCTCATGAGAGATCAGTCCACACTGACGTTTTGCTAGGATTGCTAAAAAGTGTGCAAAATGTGAGGTCAAACTTCATGAAGGATCTTGATAATATGGATGATAAGAAGTCAAACAATAGGGCAATGAAGGGGACAGGAACTGGTACTCAATGTACTAGTTTTCTCAAGCAATGCCATGGTAGAAAATTCCCTCCGTTGAAGCTAATCATAATGTCCGCCAGCTTGGATGCTCGTGTTTTCTCTGAGTACTTTGGTGGTGCCAGAGCTATTCATATTGAAGGGCGCCAACATCAAGTTGATGTACTGTATACTCTTCATTCTGAGCCAGGTTATCTTGATGCGACCTTGGTTACTATATTCCAG ATTCATTTGGAGGAGGCCCCTGGTGACATACTTGTATTTCTAACTGGGCAAGAAGAGATTGAATCTGTTGAAAGACTTGTGCAAGAACAACTTCATAAATTACCTGAAGCCAATCGAAAGTTGTTAATTGTCCCCATGTTTTCATCCCTTCCATCAGAGCAGCAGATGCGGGTTTTCATGCCAGCTTCAGCTGGGCATCGTAAG gtaATATTGGCCACAAATATTGCTGAGACGTCAGTGACGATACCTGGAATCAAATATGTTATAGACCCAGGATTTGTAAAAGCACGTTCCTATGATCCAGTCAAAGGAATGGAATCATTGATAATTGTTCCAACTTCAAAAGCTCAGGCTCTTCAAAGGAG TGGACGTGCAGGGCGTGAAGGACCTGGGAAGTGCTTTCGTCTCTATCCAGAGCGTGAATTTGAGAAACTTGAGGATTCAACAAGGCCAGAGATCAAGCGGTGCAACCTCTCAAATGTCATCTTGCAACTGAAGGCTCTAGGTGTCGATGATATCATTAGATTTGATTTCATGGAAAAGCCATCTAG GGCAGCTATCATCAAATCGTTGGAGCATTTGTTTCTGCTTGGTGCTTTGACAGATGACTGTAAGTTGTCAGAGCCTATTGGGCATCAAATGGCTCGGCTTCCCTTAGATCCTATTTATTCCAAAGCACTCATCCTAGCTAGTCAGTTCAACTGCTTGGAAGAAATGCTAATAACAGTTGCGATGCTCTCTGGGGAATCTATTTTTTATGCCCCTCGCGAGAAGAAGAATGAG GCGATAGCTGCAATGAAGTGCTTTGCAAGTCCAGATGGAGACCATCTCACTTTCGTTAATGTATATCGGGAAGTATATAGACTTTTTGATAAAAGACATATGTAA